In Neofelis nebulosa isolate mNeoNeb1 chromosome 10, mNeoNeb1.pri, whole genome shotgun sequence, one DNA window encodes the following:
- the LOC131488336 gene encoding uncharacterized protein LOC131488336 — protein sequence MILPWEPWSCPGALALSWSPGPVLELWSCLGSLGPVLEPWSCPGSLGPSWSPGLILEACFCPGSHDPALGTLVLSWGPGPVLESWSCPGALVLSWEPWSCPGALVLSWEPWSCPGALVLSWEPWSCPGALVLSWNPGPIVEPWFCPGKLGPVLEPWSCPGALVLSWEPWSCPGALVLSWGPGPVVEPWFCPGNLGPVLEPCSCPGALLLSWSPGPVLEPWFCPGNLGPVLEPCSCPEALVLSWEPWSCPGALLLSWSPGQSWVPWSCPGALVLSWEPWSCPGALVLSWEPWSCLGVLVLSWRPISVLGALILPWEPWSCPGALVLSRIPGPVLESWSCPRALVLSWETWSCPGALVLSWSPGLVLGALVLSWRPVSVLGALILPWEPWSCPGALVLSWSLGPVLEPCSCPGALVSPGVLVLSWKPISVLGALILPWEPWSCPGNHDPILESLVLSWSPGPILDPGPILGALVPSWDPGPVLGP from the exons ATGATCCTGCCTTGGGAACCCTGGTCCTGTCCTGGGGCCCTGGCCCTGTCCTGGAGTCCTGGTCCTGTCCTGGAGCTCTGGTCTTGTCTTGGGAGCCTtggtcctgtcctggagccctggtCTTGTCCTGGGAGCCTtggtcct TCCTGGAGTCCTGGTCTTATCCTGGAGGCCTGTTTCTGTCCTGGGAGCCATGATCCTGCCTTGGGAACCCTGGTCCTGTCCTGGGGCCCTGGCCCTGTCCTGGAGTCCTGGTCCTGTCCTGGAGCTCTGGTCTTGTCTTGGGAGCCTtggtcctgtcctggagccctggtCTTGTCCTGGGAGCCTtggtcctgtcctggagccctggtTCTGTCCTGGGAACCTtggtcctgtcctggagccctggtCCTGTCCTGGAACCCTGGTCCTATCGTGGAGCCCTGGTTCTGTCCTGGGAAACTtggtcctgtcctggagccctggtcctgtcctggagccctggtTCTGTCCTGGGAACCTtggtcctgtcctggagccctggtCCTATCCTGGGGCCCTGGTCCTGTCGTGGAGCCCTGGTTCTGTCCTGGGAACCTtggtcctgtcctggagccctgctcctgtcctggagccctgctcctgtcctggagccctggtcctgtcctggagccctggtTCTGTCCTGGGAACCTtggtcctgtcctggagccctgCTCCTGTCCTGAAGCCCTGGTTCTGTCCTGGGAACCTtggtcctgtcctggagccctgctcctgtcctggagccctggtCAGTCCTGGGTGCCTtggtcctgtcctggagccctggtCCTGTCCTGGGAGCCTTGGTCTTGTCCTGGAGCCCTGGTTCTGTCCTGGGAACCTTGGTCCTGTCTTGGAGTCCTGGTCCTATCCTGGAGGCCTATTTCTGTCCTGGGAGCCCTGATCCTACCTTGGGAACCCtggtcctgtcctggagccctggtCCTGTCCAGGATCCCTGGTCCTGTCTTGGAGTCCTGGTCCTGTCCTAGAGCCCTGGTTCTGTCCTGGGAGACTTGGTCCTGTCCTGGAGCTCtggtcctgtcctggagccctggtCTTGTCTTGGGAGCCTTGGTCCTGTCCTGGAGGCCTGTTTCTGTCCTGGGAGCCCTGATCCTACCTTGGGAACCCtggtcctgtcctggagccctggtCCTGTCCTGGAGCCTTGGTCCTGTCCTTGAGCCCTGCtcctgtcctggagccctggtCAGTCCTGGAGTCCTGGTCCTATCCTGGAAGCCCATTTCTGTCCTGGGAGCCCTGATCCTACCTTGGGAACCCTGGTCCTGTCCTGGGAACCATGATCCTATCCTGGAAAGCCTGGTTCTCTCCTGGAGCCCTGGTCCTATCCTGGATCCTGGTCCTATTCTGGGAGCCCTGGTCCCATCCTGGGACCCTGGTCCCGTCCTGGGGCCCTAG
- the TNNI2 gene encoding troponin I, fast skeletal muscle, whose translation MLQIAATELEKEESRRETEKQNYLSEHCPPLHVPGSMSEVQELCKQLHAKIDAAEEEKYDMEIRVQKSSKELEDMNQKLFDLRGKFKRPPLRRVRMSADAMLKALLGSKHKVCMDLRANLKQVKKEDTEKERDLRDVGDWRKNIEEKSGMEGRKKMFESES comes from the exons ATGCTCCAGATCGCGGCCACCgagctggagaaggaggagagtcGCCGTGAGACTGAGAAACAGAACTACCTGTCTGAGCACTGCCCCCCACTGCACGTCCCCGGCTCCATGTCTGAAGTGCAG gagctcTGCAAACAGCTGCACGCCAAGATCGACGCGGCCGAGGAGGAGAAGTATGACATGGAAATAAGGGTCCAGAAGAGCAGCAAGGAG CTGGAGGACATGAACCAGAAGCTGTTCGACCTGAGAGGCAAGTTCAAGAGGCCCCCGCTGAGACGGGTGCGCATGTCGGCTGACGCCATGCTCAAGGCGCTGCTGGGCTCCAAGCACAAGGTGTGCATGGACCTTCGGGCCAACCTGAAGCAGGTCAAGAAGGAGGACACCGAGAAG GAGCGGGACCTGCGCGACGTGGGCGACTGGCGGAAGAACATCGAGGAGAAGTCTGGCATGGAGGGCAGGAAGAAGATGTTCGAGTCCGAGTCCTAG